A part of Schistosoma mansoni strain Puerto Rico chromosome W, complete genome genomic DNA contains:
- a CDS encoding synapse formation protein, whose amino-acid sequence MNSGRLVEVKSKFGAEFRRFSFMAEDTLQYNAFYSLLERIHMLFNIPFVIQYVEPKNADLLPISNNKNFELAVNSSKPLLRILLQRKGESYGEIYGYKTSKHGLIHRGAADTLRNFGGSEKHRRSEKPTISVMSDFHLVSSILDVDIIPWTLRRVSLIRSPGKQFGLNIRTGAIQYYTKNGYETIPAFFISRLAEDGIAYNTGLLAVNDEIIEVNGIEVYGKSLDQVNDMMVANSSNLIITIRPADQSMCLIPREISRSRFSQSSDLLYGPRKNISITERSSPLLLSSTVTTTTTTTNYTQSQPQYIPSQLLSSSSHPLTKTNKFNGDSTTIQINEEIESDDDMNVGLITI is encoded by the exons ATGAACTCAGGTAGGCTTGTAGAAGTCAAAAGCAAG TTTGGTGCCGAGTTCCGGCGATTCAGTTTCATGGCAGAGGATACACTACAATACAACGCTTTCTATTCCCTACTTGAACGTATTCATATGTTGTTCAACATCCCTTTTGTTATTCAGTATGTCGAGCCAAAAAACGCAGATTTACTACCGATAAGTAATAACAAGAATTTCGAGTTGGCTGTAAATTCTTCGAAGCCTTTACTTAGGATTTTACTTCAGCGAAAAG GTGAGAGTTACGGAGAAATTTACGGATACAAAACTTCTAAACACGGTCTTATACATCGAGGAGCGGCTGACACCCTTCGGAACTTCGGTGGCAGTGAAAAACATCGTCGATCTGAAAAACCCACTATAAGTGTTATGAGTGACTTCCACTTGGTCTCATCGATATTGGATGTCGACATTATACCATGGACATTAAGACG TGTAAGCCTGATCCGTTCACCTGGTAAACAATTTGGTTTAAACATTCGTACTGGTGCAATTCAATATTATACTAAAAATGGTTATGAAACTATTCCAGCCTTTTTTATATCACGTCTAGCTGAAGATGGTATTGCTTATAATACTGGTTTATTAGCTGTTAATGATGAAATTATTGAAGTTAATGGTATTGAAGTTTATGGTAAATCATTAGATCAAGTTAATGATATGATGGTTGCTAATAGTTCAAATTTAATCATTACAATTCGACCAGCTGATCAAAGTATGTGTTTAATTCCAAGAGAAATATCACGTTCACGTTTTTCACAAAGTTCTGATTTATTATATGGTCCAAGAAAAAATATTTCCATAACTGAACGTAgttcaccattattattatcatcaacgGTGACGACAACGACGACAACCACAAATTATACTCAATCTCAACCACAATATATTCCATCTCAattattgtcatcatcatctcaTCCATTaactaaaacaaataaatttaatggGGATTCAACAACCATTCAAATTAATGAAGAAATTGAAAGTGATGATGATATGAATGTTGGATTAATTACAATATAA